One part of the Patescibacteria group bacterium genome encodes these proteins:
- the tsaB gene encoding tRNA (adenosine(37)-N6)-threonylcarbamoyltransferase complex dimerization subunit type 1 TsaB, which translates to MILFINTSDKEKIYLRLERRVGQKKETVSRLSLTAPRRQSEKLLPAIQKLMGKSRVSLEDLSEIRVAASGGSFTALRIGIATANALAYALKIPVYPIGQEKTIKKSRGLQIVSPTYDREPNIGA; encoded by the coding sequence ATGATTTTATTTATTAATACTTCGGACAAAGAAAAGATATATCTGCGGCTAGAAAGACGGGTCGGGCAGAAAAAGGAAACGGTTAGCCGTTTGAGTTTAACAGCGCCCCGCCGACAATCAGAGAAGCTCTTGCCGGCTATTCAAAAGTTAATGGGAAAATCCCGGGTTAGCTTGGAGGATTTAAGTGAAATCAGGGTGGCTGCTTCCGGGGGAAGCTTCACGGCTTTGAGGATAGGGATAGCTACCGCTAATGCCCTGGCTTATGCTCTTAAGATCCCGGTTTACCCGATTGGCCAGGAGAAGACTATCAAGAAAAGTCGCGGTCTCCAGATAGTATCCCCAACCTATGATCGTGAACCGAATATCGGGGCCTAG
- a CDS encoding tRNA-dihydrouridine synthase yields MSKNFWSNLEKPILALAPLAGFTDSAYRQIASSFGAQVVYSEMVSATALFYDSAETISLMDFDSKKEKNYVVQLFGSEPEHFARAAKIISEQVKPAGLDLNCGCPVKKVLKQGAGASLMSDYKKTRQIIRAILETTNLPLSIKIRAGAGKTNALKFLDKLSDLDIKAVMIHGRTLAGAFSGPVDLKLIRAAKQHFPGIVLANGGINSPEDIDLVLQATQADGVGIARGAMGNPWIFKRQARPGVKEIFKLMKQHAKLVHQLKGDNGLVELRKHLVYYVNGLEGASQLRASLVRVNSLADLDRVLFNT; encoded by the coding sequence ATGTCTAAGAATTTTTGGTCAAATTTAGAGAAGCCGATTTTGGCCTTAGCTCCTCTGGCTGGTTTTACCGATAGCGCCTATCGGCAGATTGCTTCGAGTTTCGGCGCCCAAGTGGTCTATAGCGAGATGGTAAGCGCTACCGCCCTATTTTATGATTCAGCTGAGACGATCAGCCTGATGGATTTTGATTCCAAGAAAGAAAAGAATTATGTCGTCCAATTATTTGGTTCCGAGCCTGAACATTTTGCCCGAGCTGCTAAGATTATAAGCGAGCAGGTGAAGCCGGCCGGCCTAGATTTGAATTGCGGTTGCCCGGTGAAAAAGGTTCTAAAACAAGGAGCCGGGGCGAGCCTGATGTCTGATTATAAAAAAACCAGGCAGATCATAAGGGCTATCTTAGAAACTACTAATTTACCTCTATCGATTAAGATTAGGGCTGGAGCCGGCAAAACCAACGCTTTGAAGTTTTTGGACAAATTGTCCGATTTAGATATTAAGGCTGTCATGATCCATGGCCGGACCTTAGCCGGTGCTTTTAGCGGTCCGGTTGATCTAAAGCTGATTAGAGCCGCCAAGCAACATTTTCCGGGTATCGTTTTAGCTAACGGCGGCATCAATAGCCCGGAGGATATAGATTTAGTTTTGCAAGCTACTCAAGCTGACGGGGTTGGGATCGCACGAGGCGCGATGGGAAATCCTTGGATATTTAAACGACAAGCTCGACCTGGAGTTAAAGAGATTTTCAAACTCATGAAACAGCACGCCAAGCTCGTCCACCAGCTCAAAGGCGATAATGGTTTAGTGGAATTAAGGAAGCATTTGGTTTATTATGTAAACGGCCTAGAGGGAGCATCGCAGCTTCGGGCTTCTTTAGTCAGGGTTAATAGTTTAGCCGATTTAGATAGGGTTTTATTTAATACTTAG
- the cysS gene encoding cysteine--tRNA ligase, with the protein MKKIYLYNTLTRQKEEFLPLKKGQISFYYCGPTVYWIQHIGNLRGAVCADLVNRSLSYFGYKVNMVRNYTDVGHLSSDEDTGEDKMSQGASREGLSPQAIAQRYIDIYESDTSYLNIWPPKFRPRATDYIKEDIALVKTLMDKGFAYQTELAIYFSVAKFPDYNRLSGQDLSQNKSQAGRGEVIDPKKKDPADFALWFFKAGVHKKALQFWPSPFYSPLVKDGEGFPGWHLECSALAKKFLGDTIDIHMGGIEHIPVHHTNEIAQSETANGQKFVNYWLHNAHLLVDNKKMSKSAGTSYSLAEIEEKRFMPLALRYFFLQAHYRSNQNFTWEAMKAAQAGLESLYKRVRELGRRAGRADKALQKKFFEALANDFNVPATLALVPEILKSNLAAKDKLATLYDFDRVWGLDLENIPPLEETVLPREVEEIIAERETARRNKHFTRADELRWKLEELGYTVEDAAASSRVSKK; encoded by the coding sequence ATGAAAAAAATTTATCTCTATAATACTTTAACTAGACAGAAGGAAGAATTCTTGCCTTTGAAAAAGGGGCAGATATCTTTTTATTATTGCGGACCGACCGTCTATTGGATCCAGCATATCGGAAATCTTCGCGGCGCCGTCTGTGCCGATCTGGTTAATCGCAGCCTTTCCTATTTTGGCTATAAGGTGAATATGGTCAGGAATTATACGGATGTCGGCCACTTAAGTTCTGATGAAGACACGGGCGAAGATAAGATGTCCCAAGGCGCCAGTCGTGAGGGCTTGAGTCCGCAGGCGATTGCTCAGAGATATATTGATATTTATGAATCAGATACCTCCTATCTTAATATTTGGCCCCCGAAGTTTAGGCCTCGCGCGACCGATTACATCAAGGAAGATATCGCTTTAGTCAAAACCCTGATGGATAAAGGTTTTGCTTACCAAACCGAATTGGCGATTTATTTTTCTGTAGCCAAGTTTCCTGACTATAACCGTTTGTCCGGACAGGATTTGAGTCAGAATAAGAGCCAGGCTGGACGAGGCGAAGTGATCGACCCGAAGAAAAAAGATCCGGCCGATTTTGCTCTTTGGTTCTTTAAAGCCGGAGTCCATAAGAAAGCTTTGCAGTTTTGGCCTTCACCTTTCTATTCCCCCTTAGTGAAGGATGGAGAAGGCTTTCCGGGCTGGCATCTAGAGTGCTCCGCCTTAGCCAAGAAGTTTTTAGGCGATACGATCGATATACATATGGGCGGAATCGAGCATATTCCGGTCCATCATACTAATGAAATCGCTCAGAGTGAAACAGCTAATGGCCAGAAGTTTGTTAATTATTGGTTACATAATGCCCATCTATTAGTTGATAATAAGAAGATGTCCAAATCGGCTGGTACTAGCTATAGCTTGGCCGAGATTGAAGAAAAACGTTTCATGCCTTTAGCTTTGCGTTATTTTTTCCTCCAAGCCCACTACCGCTCCAACCAGAATTTTACTTGGGAGGCGATGAAAGCCGCCCAGGCTGGACTAGAAAGTTTGTATAAGCGGGTTAGGGAATTAGGCCGTCGGGCCGGTCGGGCAGATAAGGCTTTGCAGAAAAAATTTTTCGAGGCCTTAGCTAATGATTTCAATGTGCCAGCGACATTAGCTCTAGTGCCGGAAATTTTAAAATCTAACTTAGCCGCCAAGGATAAGCTGGCCACACTATACGATTTTGATCGGGTATGGGGGCTTGATTTAGAAAATATTCCTCCCCTCGAAGAAACAGTTTTACCTAGGGAAGTAGAAGAGATAATAGCAGAGAGGGAAACAGCCCGTCGAAACAAGCATTTTACTCGAGCGGATGAATTACGCTGGAAATTGGAAGAACTGGGCTACACTGTAGAGGATGCGGCCGCCTCGAGCCGGGTCAGCAAAAAATAA
- a CDS encoding flavodoxin, translating to MKILIAFYSRTGLTKKLSLSLAEKIGADLEEIIDHNPRSGVLGYIVSGREAISKKLAQIEAPRLNPADYDLVIIGTPLWAGTMSSPIRAYLDRFKSSFKALACFTTQQGVGQEKIFKILADFIGLKPLAVMSVLSKEVVRGDYQEKINEFIKQYEKNLSL from the coding sequence ATGAAGATTTTAATAGCTTTTTATTCCCGTACCGGCTTAACCAAAAAATTATCTTTGAGCTTAGCGGAAAAGATCGGGGCCGATTTGGAAGAAATTATCGATCATAACCCGCGCTCCGGCGTTTTAGGATATATCGTCAGCGGCCGTGAAGCGATTAGCAAAAAGTTGGCCCAGATTGAAGCGCCTCGTTTAAATCCCGCCGATTATGACTTAGTAATCATCGGCACGCCTCTCTGGGCGGGCACCATGTCTTCGCCGATTCGCGCCTATCTTGATCGCTTCAAAAGTAGCTTTAAGGCCCTAGCCTGTTTTACTACCCAGCAGGGAGTTGGCCAAGAGAAAATATTTAAGATCCTGGCCGATTTTATCGGTCTTAAGCCTTTAGCTGTTATGTCGGTCTTAAGTAAGGAGGTGGTCCGAGGCGATTATCAGGAGAAAATAAATGAGTTTATCAAGCAGTATGAAAAAAATTTATCTCTATAA
- a CDS encoding Gmad2 immunoglobulin-like domain-containing protein, protein MFKDHKFALIILAVILASALLLRVAGSKKKAVNQEPRVPQVVEQVPANPVMPASTTPVISAESKPRIVKPQASELILSPYEVSGLAPGSWFFEASLPVKLLDNQGQEIVSVPARALSDWMTSDLVPFTANLNFSTQATSGYMVIKKDNPSGLPENDDELRIPIFFK, encoded by the coding sequence ATGTTTAAAGATCATAAATTTGCTTTAATAATCTTAGCCGTCATCTTAGCTAGCGCTCTTTTACTCCGTGTTGCCGGATCAAAGAAGAAAGCGGTTAATCAGGAGCCTAGGGTTCCTCAGGTAGTCGAACAAGTTCCGGCTAATCCGGTAATGCCCGCTAGTACGACCCCGGTTATCAGCGCAGAGTCTAAGCCGCGGATCGTCAAGCCTCAGGCTAGCGAGCTTATTCTAAGCCCCTATGAAGTTAGCGGTTTAGCTCCGGGAAGCTGGTTTTTTGAGGCTTCATTGCCGGTTAAACTGCTTGATAATCAGGGGCAGGAAATTGTATCCGTCCCTGCCCGGGCTTTAAGCGATTGGATGACTAGCGATTTAGTACCTTTTACGGCGAATTTAAATTTTTCTACCCAGGCGACCAGCGGTTATATGGTAATCAAGAAAGATAATCCGAGTGGTCTGCCGGAAAATGATGATGAATTAAGGATTCCGATATTTTTTAAATAA
- a CDS encoding HD domain-containing protein: MINLEVLQAINLATRIYDGIKREGSDLPYITHSFSVFLIVKDHSDDVSTQVAALFHDFFKKEIPKPDAKDPGQIYDYTDLVLMIGISAARLVDEISHYRDSQNGALLDWRSSKYEALGDFHRLSPPAKIIFAANQVHNLFSLVEDYKHKKMRIWEIFGVSEELMATYYRDIMQTLVTHFHHPLIQRYYDIFREACQLFAWEEIYKQGTAELVWAESLRTEP; encoded by the coding sequence ATGATAAACCTAGAGGTCTTGCAAGCTATTAATTTGGCTACCCGTATTTATGATGGCATCAAGCGCGAAGGCAGCGATTTGCCCTACATTACCCATTCTTTTAGCGTCTTCTTGATCGTCAAGGATCACAGCGACGATGTTAGCACCCAAGTCGCCGCCCTTTTCCATGATTTCTTCAAGAAAGAAATCCCTAAGCCGGATGCTAAAGATCCCGGACAGATTTATGATTACACGGATCTCGTCCTCATGATCGGCATCTCGGCTGCCAGGCTGGTCGATGAAATCAGCCATTACCGTGATTCCCAGAACGGTGCATTGCTTGATTGGCGCAGTAGCAAGTATGAAGCCTTGGGTGATTTCCATCGCCTGAGTCCGCCGGCTAAGATAATCTTCGCCGCTAACCAAGTCCACAACCTTTTTTCTCTGGTTGAAGATTATAAGCATAAGAAGATGAGGATCTGGGAGATTTTCGGGGTTTCCGAAGAGCTCATGGCTACCTACTATCGCGACATCATGCAAACCTTGGTGACCCATTTTCATCATCCTTTAATCCAGCGCTATTATGACATTTTCCGGGAAGCCTGCCAGTTGTTTGCTTGGGAAGAGATATATAAGCAAGGAACAGCTGAGCTAGTCTGGGCGGAAAGCCTTAGGACAGAGCCTTAA
- a CDS encoding ribonuclease HII — translation MLDLKTEKKYFDLGYRYVAGLDEAGRGPLAGPVVAACVIIDQDFSLDDPELSLVADSIKLSAKQREKLFAVIKAKVKAVEIGVVDNLTIDKINILQASFLAMRHALKKIPLQPDYILLDGPFKIPKISQPQTAVIKGDSQIFCVAAASIIAKVSRDYMMSELAKSYPQYAFEKHKGYGTKLHLERIAQYGPCPIHRFSFAPLKNPQDKDLNKSR, via the coding sequence ATGTTGGATCTAAAAACCGAAAAAAAATATTTTGACCTAGGATACAGATATGTCGCCGGCTTAGATGAGGCTGGACGCGGCCCCTTAGCCGGCCCGGTTGTAGCGGCTTGCGTGATTATCGACCAAGATTTTTCCCTAGATGATCCAGAGCTAAGCTTAGTGGCTGATTCTATAAAGCTCAGTGCCAAGCAGCGGGAAAAGTTGTTTGCCGTCATCAAAGCAAAAGTTAAAGCAGTGGAAATCGGCGTAGTCGACAATCTGACGATCGATAAGATAAATATCCTCCAGGCCAGCTTCTTGGCTATGCGCCACGCCTTAAAAAAAATCCCGCTCCAGCCGGATTACATTCTATTAGACGGTCCTTTTAAAATTCCCAAAATAAGCCAGCCGCAAACCGCTGTCATCAAGGGTGACAGCCAGATATTCTGTGTTGCCGCCGCTTCTATCATCGCTAAAGTCAGCCGCGATTATATGATGTCGGAATTGGCTAAAAGCTACCCCCAATATGCTTTTGAGAAACACAAGGGCTACGGCACCAAGCTTCATCTGGAAAGGATCGCCCAATATGGTCCCTGCCCCATCCATCGCTTCAGCTTCGCACCCCTGAAAAATCCTCAAGACAAAGACTTAAATAAATCGAGATAA
- a CDS encoding glycosyltransferase family 1 protein: protein MIIGFDARVLMDKHYSGVSEYAANLLAALFELDPDNEYRLFYNSWRDLSGRLDFLKRPGVKIIASRYPNKIFNYLGQKLLAYPKIDQLIGGCDLFFAPHLNFCALSPQTKFVLTVHDLSFLRYPEFFSGRKNIWHRALAVKRLIERADRVVAVSENTRQDLIELLGLGADKISVVHSGLNRRASELRSEAITEFLKIHKLSSPYILYLGNVEPRKNILGLIRAYELFRANNPDRSELLVIAGADAWKTKEIRAAWQGSSYKNDIRLLGYVSETDKACLYLRAGLFVYPSFYEGFGFPPLEALSYNLPVVCSNVSSLPEVGGKAVLSIDPYNIPQLAKALGLGLSDTTLRDALIGQAKQQVAEFSWSGSARAYLDLFKSLS, encoded by the coding sequence ATGATTATCGGTTTCGATGCCAGGGTTCTCATGGATAAGCATTATAGTGGTGTTTCCGAATACGCGGCCAATCTTTTGGCCGCGCTTTTTGAGCTCGACCCTGATAACGAATACCGCCTTTTTTATAATTCTTGGCGTGACCTCAGCGGTCGCTTGGATTTTTTAAAGCGTCCGGGAGTCAAGATTATCGCTAGCCGCTATCCCAATAAGATTTTTAATTACTTGGGGCAAAAATTATTAGCTTATCCTAAAATCGATCAGCTGATTGGCGGTTGTGATTTATTTTTCGCTCCCCATCTTAATTTTTGCGCCTTGTCGCCTCAGACGAAGTTTGTCCTGACCGTCCATGACCTGTCATTCTTGCGATACCCTGAATTCTTTTCCGGTCGGAAGAATATTTGGCATCGAGCCTTAGCAGTTAAGCGGCTGATTGAAAGGGCTGACCGAGTGGTGGCCGTATCAGAGAATACACGTCAGGACCTAATAGAGCTTCTGGGGCTTGGAGCGGATAAAATTTCCGTGGTACACTCCGGTCTTAACCGCCGGGCCAGCGAGCTTAGGTCCGAGGCTATCACGGAGTTTTTGAAAATCCATAAGTTATCTTCGCCTTATATCTTATATCTAGGCAATGTCGAGCCGAGGAAGAATATCTTGGGCCTAATCAGGGCCTATGAGTTATTCCGGGCGAATAATCCTGACCGGTCCGAACTCTTAGTCATAGCCGGAGCTGATGCCTGGAAAACAAAAGAGATCCGCGCCGCCTGGCAGGGATCATCTTATAAAAATGATATTAGGTTATTAGGTTATGTATCAGAGACGGATAAAGCCTGCTTGTATCTAAGGGCGGGCTTATTCGTATATCCTTCTTTTTATGAAGGCTTCGGTTTTCCGCCCTTAGAAGCCTTGAGTTATAATTTGCCGGTCGTCTGTTCTAATGTTTCTAGTCTACCCGAAGTTGGCGGGAAAGCCGTCTTGAGTATTGATCCCTATAATATTCCTCAATTAGCTAAAGCCTTGGGTTTAGGGCTGAGTGATACCACATTGCGAGACGCTCTTATCGGGCAGGCTAAACAGCAAGTCGCTGAGTTTTCTTGGTCTGGGAGCGCACGCGCTTATCTCGATTTATTTAAGTCTTTGTCTTGA
- the hisS gene encoding histidine--tRNA ligase: protein MSNKIISNQEPKGTRDWLPEEFLIRKYIFDTWRRVCLRYGFEEYMTPLVESAEVYRAKSGEDVGGKELVTFTDLGGRELSIRPEMTPSVTRMVSKIYASSPKPLKYFSIANFMRNEKPQRGRNREFWQLNCDTFGSSALSADLEILQLALDLMLEFNPPKDSFSLNLNSRRLIEAVLDIALKDVPAEKLAETKLEVVRTLDKFNKLSQEDFRARLSEAGLKAEAISDLDKFIGSRSLEDLGEVLPVLKDNPAYLELEKVIKELTDLSYGDYVKFNPAVIRGFDYYDGLIFEVFDNNPENNRAMFGGGRYNGLADIFGGASFPAVGFAPGDETTRLFLDSWGLIPGLKKFAPVRYYLPLLDVSLTLEVKRLAKSLRISGLNIVLGLEEQKLGKALEYANKSGIDKVIIFGGEEKNQSVYKIKDMASGQEEIKSLD, encoded by the coding sequence ATGTCAAACAAGATTATCTCCAACCAAGAGCCGAAAGGAACTCGGGACTGGCTGCCTGAGGAGTTTTTAATTAGAAAATATATTTTTGATACTTGGCGGCGAGTCTGCCTGCGCTACGGCTTCGAAGAATACATGACCCCTTTAGTCGAAAGCGCCGAAGTCTATCGTGCTAAGTCCGGAGAAGATGTCGGCGGCAAAGAATTGGTTACCTTTACCGACCTGGGTGGACGGGAGCTGTCAATCCGGCCGGAGATGACGCCCTCAGTGACGCGCATGGTGTCTAAGATATATGCTTCTTCTCCTAAGCCTTTGAAGTATTTCTCCATCGCTAATTTCATGCGTAACGAGAAGCCGCAACGTGGCCGCAATCGGGAGTTCTGGCAACTTAATTGCGATACTTTCGGTAGCTCTGCTTTAAGTGCTGATCTGGAAATTTTACAATTAGCCTTGGATTTAATGTTGGAGTTCAATCCTCCGAAAGATTCTTTTTCCTTGAACCTAAACAGTCGGCGTTTGATTGAGGCTGTCTTGGATATAGCTTTAAAAGACGTGCCCGCTGAGAAATTGGCCGAGACCAAGCTCGAGGTAGTCCGTACCCTGGATAAATTTAATAAGCTTAGCCAGGAAGATTTTCGAGCCCGCTTAAGTGAAGCCGGCTTGAAAGCTGAGGCTATCAGCGACCTTGATAAGTTTATCGGGAGCCGAAGTTTAGAGGATCTGGGCGAAGTTTTGCCGGTTCTAAAAGATAATCCAGCCTATTTAGAGCTCGAAAAAGTGATCAAGGAGCTAACTGATTTATCCTATGGCGATTATGTTAAATTCAATCCAGCTGTTATTCGTGGTTTTGATTATTATGATGGCCTTATTTTCGAGGTGTTCGACAATAATCCCGAAAATAATCGGGCGATGTTCGGCGGCGGCCGCTATAACGGCCTAGCAGATATTTTCGGCGGGGCAAGTTTTCCGGCGGTCGGCTTCGCTCCAGGTGACGAAACGACTCGCTTGTTCTTAGATAGCTGGGGGCTGATACCCGGTTTGAAAAAATTTGCGCCCGTTAGATATTATTTGCCTCTTTTAGATGTTAGTCTCACCTTAGAAGTGAAGAGGCTAGCTAAGAGCTTAAGAATCTCAGGATTAAACATAGTTTTGGGTTTGGAAGAACAGAAATTAGGCAAAGCCTTGGAGTACGCCAATAAGAGCGGTATCGACAAGGTAATTATCTTCGGCGGCGAAGAAAAGAACCAGAGTGTTTATAAAATAAAGGATATGGCCAGCGGCCAAGAAGAAATTAAGTCTTTGGATTAA
- a CDS encoding response regulator transcription factor, translated as MRILIIEDDQEIRDFLKSNLATELFAVDVAADGEQGLSLARSNDYDLIILDYVLPRLNGAQILASLRRDQNQVPVIILSVKSEFNTKKELYTLGADDYLTKPFLFQELKLKIRALLKRPPQIQSQTIKVDNLIIDLDQQTVRRGGRTIYLTRKEFMLLEYFMKNRGRVLTRGIILEHAWDINSDPFSNSLETHIASLRKKLNSGNNKNLIHTFHGRGYKFDLKKLKI; from the coding sequence ATGCGCATCCTTATCATCGAGGACGACCAGGAAATCCGGGATTTCCTAAAATCTAACTTAGCCACCGAACTTTTCGCAGTCGACGTAGCGGCTGACGGCGAACAAGGTCTAAGCTTGGCGCGCAGCAATGATTATGACCTAATCATTCTGGATTATGTCTTGCCCAGGCTCAATGGCGCCCAAATCTTAGCTAGCTTGAGACGCGACCAGAATCAGGTGCCGGTTATCATCCTTAGCGTAAAGTCGGAATTTAACACCAAGAAAGAACTATACACGTTGGGAGCGGATGATTATCTGACCAAGCCCTTTCTCTTCCAAGAGTTAAAACTAAAGATTAGGGCCTTGCTTAAGCGTCCGCCGCAGATACAGAGCCAGACGATCAAGGTTGATAATTTAATTATCGACCTGGACCAGCAAACGGTTAGGCGTGGCGGCCGGACTATCTATCTTACCCGCAAAGAATTCATGCTCCTGGAATACTTCATGAAAAATCGAGGCCGGGTCCTGACACGAGGCATAATCCTAGAGCATGCTTGGGATATAAACTCCGACCCCTTCTCTAATTCCCTGGAAACCCACATCGCTAGCTTGAGGAAAAAACTTAATTCCGGTAATAATAAGAACCTTATCCATACTTTTCACGGCCGCGGATATAAATTTGATCTCAAAAAACTCAAGATTTAG